A region of Campylobacter armoricus DNA encodes the following proteins:
- the acpS gene encoding holo-ACP synthase, with translation MIGCDIVVCSRIEKIYKRHKTLFLDKFLSKQEQTYIKNTNTLAGFWAIKEAASKALGVGISKECSFFDIIIFKDKKNAPHIKFSTKVMKEFNIKSTSVSIAHDGGFAIAVVAIEKN, from the coding sequence ATGATTGGATGTGATATAGTCGTATGCTCTCGCATAGAAAAAATTTACAAAAGACACAAAACGCTTTTCTTGGATAAATTTTTATCCAAGCAAGAGCAAACTTATATTAAAAACACCAATACTTTAGCAGGATTTTGGGCTATAAAAGAAGCAGCTTCTAAAGCTTTAGGAGTAGGAATTTCAAAAGAATGTTCATTTTTTGACATCATTATTTTTAAAGATAAAAAAAATGCCCCTCATATTAAATTTTCTACAAAAGTTATGAAAGAATTTAATATAAAATCAACAAGCGTAAGTATAGCTCATGATGGTGGATTTGCTATAGCTGTAGTTGCTATAGAAAAAAATTAA
- the fliL gene encoding flagellar basal body-associated protein FliL — protein MADEALDEQTESKKKGGNTLVIIIVVFLFVFLLVIVGAIAYLMFSGNSEENPAPQAEENAQVAQTPKKTNAVSTRGSDYTNIGIMYPLAPFTLNLLSDGGSRYVKCTIQLEQNVETLTPELDKKVAIIRDIIIRTLTSKTFEEVSTTKGKERLKDELTGKINEVLTDGFIKNIYFTDFVVS, from the coding sequence ATGGCTGATGAAGCATTAGATGAACAAACAGAATCAAAGAAAAAAGGTGGCAATACTTTAGTAATTATAATAGTAGTATTTTTATTTGTATTTTTACTTGTTATTGTAGGAGCAATTGCTTATTTAATGTTTAGCGGAAATTCTGAAGAAAATCCAGCTCCACAAGCTGAAGAAAATGCACAAGTTGCCCAAACTCCTAAAAAAACAAATGCCGTATCAACCAGAGGGAGTGATTATACAAATATTGGTATTATGTATCCTTTAGCACCTTTTACATTAAATTTGCTTAGTGATGGTGGATCAAGATATGTAAAATGCACGATACAGCTTGAACAAAATGTTGAAACTTTAACTCCTGAGCTTGATAAAAAAGTTGCTATTATTAGAGATATTATCATTAGAACGCTTACCTCAAAAACTTTTGAAGAAGTAAGCACAACCAAAGGTAAAGAAAGATTAAAAGATGAATTAACTGGTAAAATCAATGAGGTTTTAACCGATGGTTTTATCAAAAATATTTATTTTACTGACTTTGTTGTTTCTTAA
- a CDS encoding helix-turn-helix transcriptional regulator, with the protein MDKETRTYYIKLVKFLAEALGRNYEIVLHDVSEDGTNIAEIANNHISKRTINSPLSGFAIEMIKNKIYLERDYITHYKTSAKNSQIMSGSTFFIKKDEKLEGLLCINHDTSAFKKISDEILSLGNIYDNTYELTEQDNKEYIKFDLEEIVEDIIGTSIDNFKNKNLKPKEKQKMIADLYKKGIFNVKGVIPKVAELLNISEPSVYRHLQKIK; encoded by the coding sequence ATGGACAAAGAAACACGCACATATTACATTAAATTGGTAAAATTTCTAGCTGAGGCTTTAGGGAGAAATTACGAAATAGTTTTACATGATGTAAGTGAAGATGGAACTAATATAGCAGAAATTGCTAATAATCATATTAGCAAAAGAACCATAAATTCACCTCTTAGTGGTTTTGCAATAGAAATGATTAAAAATAAAATCTATTTAGAGCGTGATTATATAACACATTATAAAACCTCTGCTAAAAACTCACAAATAATGTCAGGTTCTACTTTTTTTATCAAAAAAGATGAAAAGCTTGAAGGCCTACTTTGTATTAATCACGATACTTCAGCTTTTAAAAAGATTTCTGATGAAATTCTAAGTCTTGGAAATATATATGATAATACTTATGAGCTTACCGAGCAAGACAACAAAGAATATATAAAATTTGATTTAGAAGAAATAGTAGAAGATATTATCGGTACAAGCATAGATAATTTTAAAAATAAAAATTTAAAACCAAAAGAAAAACAAAAAATGATAGCAGACTTATACAAAAAAGGTATTTTTAATGTAAAAGGTGTCATCCCTAAAGTTGCTGAACTTTTAAATATTTCAGAACCTAGTGTTTATAGACATTTACAAAAGATTAAATAA